The Fusarium oxysporum f. sp. lycopersici 4287 chromosome 1, whole genome shotgun sequence DNA segment AAGCCAACACTGGCCCGACGAAAGTTTTAAAGGAGCAATTAGAGGTAgtatgtttttttttattaaggATGAATTGTCGCAGGACGCCGTTCGGGTTCTATACTACAACTGTTATACACCGATACCCAAAGCCTTAAGGTCCCCGTCATCACGGAGGGCCATTTTTACTTCATCGTCTGCAATAGAAAGACGGAGCTTACTGGACCTCTCTGCGCGCTGAGCTTCAAGGTTAATCAGGCCGGCCGCTACTAATTCGAGCGCCGCTATGTGAATGTGACCGGGTCTGGTCATTGGGCGCTGACTTCCCATCTGCGTTCCTTTCAGGCCATTGTTGAGGACTGCTGCTACGCCTGGAAGTGCTGCTGGAGCTCGAAGGCAGGCACGGTGTATCTCATCGAGGGTGTCCCCGAAGGTTGTCTCGGCAAGACCTGTTCTTCGAATACGCAGCAAAAGAGCTGCCATGACAAGCTTGGACATCAAAGGCAGGCTTCGAAGGTGTTGTTGAATGGGATTAGTGGTTGCCTCGttgatggccttcttgatTGTCGCAATAGTAACGCGACCTGAACCTTTGGGTTGCGTTTGACTGTCTCGTTTGCTTGGAGTTGCGGGATCACTAGGAGCATCGGCCTCGGCGAGCTCAACAGCTCGGCGGCAGATGTCAAGGGCTCTTCGGGCGTCACCACTGACTGCGGCTACCTTTCGACTGGCGAACTGTATAGCGTCAGGATCTACGATATTCCCAGGGACTCCTTCTAATCGTGACTGAATGATCTTCATCAGTTGTTCGTGATTGTAACCAGGGAACGTGATACGCGTTAGACCTAAAGCTTTTAGTTAATATCACAGCAACGTGTCTGATTGAGATAATACCTAGTCGACTGCTGATCTTATTGCTGAGAGTTCTCTCGGGAAGATCCATGGTGTTTGCAACTGCAAGTACAATAAGACGGCTATGTCGCAAAGTCGgccagttgaagaagttgtaCATGACGGCCTGATTCTTGGTGACTAGTTGGTCAAGCTCATCCATGAGCACTACACAAGGAATTCGGCGAGGGCTGGGGTTGCTGAACTCTCTTTCCAGATGATCAAGAGCCTGCGCTGGACTAGCTCTCTCCCCTTTAAGGGCTTCCCAGAGAAGGGTATAGGATTGGTGAGGGTCCGTGATTTTCATACCATTGATCTCCACGAATATGAAATCGTCCAGCTCATCAGAGCctacagcttcttcaagcctgGAGACGACCTCGCGGACCGTCGCTGTTTTTCCTGTTCCAGGTGTTCCAGAAATGTAAATACAGTTACCTGTGCCATCCGAAATAGCTGCTTCGAGATGAGAATAAACCAAAGAAAATTCTCCTTCCCGACAAGGAAGACTGGTTGGGACCGAGGAGACATGCAAGCGAGATCGTGCTATCTGGAAAGGTGAAGATCCAACTTGGCTAGGCGACAGTTTGCGTGTGGCCAAAGGTGTAAACTCAAGTCTCTTGCTTGCACTCCTACAAGTAATTGTTAATAACTAACGCCAGGGCGAGCAGCTTTGATCACCAACCTTTTGACACGAGAGCCCGGTGTGGCTTGGCTCCTTCGTGAAGTTGGCGTAGCAGCTACCGAGCCTCGTCCTGTTTTGGTCGGTGTCTGCGGAATTTGAGCAGGATGGTAAGTATCATCAGAAGGTGACGGGCTCCGAGCCTTTCGTCGACGTCGTGTGACTTTTGTACCAGACTTGACCCTATCCATCAAGGCAAACAAATCATGCTCGCCCCCATATATTTCCTCCCATATAAACTCGTCTGTATACGTAGCAGTGCGGGTATTGCAGCCTCGTCGACAGACAAAGACCTTACCGAAGTCTGGATCATTTCGAGGAACCTTACCCTGTGGGTATTTCGCAAGAAAACCATCTTGAGACATGATCTTAGCTTTGCCGTTGATTGATGCCAGGGGGTTGATATCCCATGATGGAGAGATGTAGAGTTCATTCTATAAATTTTTGATTAGTCTACATTCAACAGCCTCAAGGGGTTTCAAAGCTGACTGGGTAGTAATCGGATCGTTTCTTGTCCCTGCTTCGGATCTCCTTTTCACTCGAAAACCACATAAAGTTTGCTGctttctctccctctccatcgtcttcaacaaATTCGCAGATCAAGGCGATCCAGGCCTCATTAGAGCCATCGGCTTTGAGCATGACAGTGTCTCCAATTCTACATTCAAATTGGCCAATCCTGGCCCCGACGATCCTGTCACCTGTTACCTTTCTTCGTTTTCTATCGCTCTGTGTTCCATCGCTTCGTTCGGTCGTTGGGGTAGAGTTGTAGATCCATTGCCATGATGGTTCTGCGTCCGCAAGCTCATCGTCTGATAGATCATGGGGAATTTTAGACAGTTGACGTTTTGTATTTTCTTCTGAATTGATGGGGGCCATTATTTTGTCGTTATCCGGTGCTAGGTGCTGCCACAACGATTCACGCGTCGCATGAGACGCGACGGAAGTAAAGAACAAATAATTGGTTGCTATGGGCTATGCATATATCGGGGGTTTATAACCATATTACAATACTACCTTGAGTACTTTGGTAGGGAATCTTTAACACCTACCAGGCACCCTGTTATGTGTACTGTGCCTTACATAGTCGAATTATTATCCCACTTTTGGTGCCTTTGCGCAACAAAATCATATGTAATAGATAAGTTTAAAGAGAGTCATGGAAACATGCaatttattttatatcttaatcttcACCTTAGCAATACTGTCAGAACTTTAAAATACACCTTATATCTAAGTAGTTAGTATAATACCATTTATTAATTGAATGCTTtcttttaaaataaataaataaaaggctATAAATTGTtgttaattataattaattgAATTGTTTTTTTTAAAGTATCCTCACTTATTTACGTATCAACTCAGACACCTCATAGAATTAAAGAGAAGATTTCCCTACCTTAGGTAATTAGGCTACCTACTAAGGTATGCATCTACTTACCTACATTAATGATATACATTTTACTACTACCTACGATGTAAGGTGGGCAAACACCTGTGAGCCGAAAGCTGTGCAAGTGCCATGAAGGATGCAGGATGCAGGATAGCAAACGGGAAAGAGCAATCATGCTTTGCCGATGGGCAGTATCAGCTTTGCACTCAAACAAAATGCAATAAAATTGTTTGCTTCATCCCTACCTACCTAGGCAGCCGCCCGGCTATGATTCACTGTTTCCATGCACCTCTTCTCCTTCCCCCCATTCCGCCTGCTCAACTCTTCCAAACACAAGAATTCACTGTGACTATCAGTCATTTCAACATTTCCGGTCTGCATCTCGCATAACGATAAATATTGTCTGCTGTTCACCAGCTCATTCTCCTCCCTTCTCC contains these protein-coding regions:
- a CDS encoding origin recognition complex subunit 1 (At least one base has a quality score < 10); the encoded protein is MAPINSEENTKRQLSKIPHDLSDDELADAEPSWQWIYNSTPTTERSDGTQSDRKRRKVTGDRIVGARIGQFECRIGDTVMLKADGSNEAWIALICEFVEDDGEGEKAANFMWFSSEKEIRSRDKKRSDYYPNELYISPSWDINPLASINGKAKIMSQDGFLAKYPQGKVPRNDPDFGKVFVCRRGCNTRTATYTDEFIWEEIYGGEHDLFALMDRVKSGTKVTRRRRKARSPSPSDDTYHPAQIPQTPTKTGRGSVAATPTSRRSQATPGSRVKRSASKRLEFTPLATRKLSPSQVGSSPFQIARSRLHVSSVPTSLPCREGEFSLVYSHLEAAISDGTGNCIYISGTPGTGKTATVREVVSRLEEAVGSDELDDFIFVEINGMKITDPHQSYTLLWEALKGERASPAQALDHLEREFSNPSPRRIPCVVLMDELDQLVTKNQAVMYNFFNWPTLRHSRLIVLAVANTMDLPERTLSNKISSRLGLTRITFPGYNHEQLMKIIQSRLEGVPGNIVDPDAIQFASRKVAAVSGDARRALDICRRAVELAEADAPSDPATPSKRDSQTQPKGSGRVTIATIKKAINEATTNPIQQHLRSLPLMSKLVMAALLLRIRRTGLAETTFGDTLDEIHRACLRAPAALPGVAAVLNNGLKGTQMGSQRPMTRPGHIHIAALELVAAGLINLEAQRAERSSKLRLSIADDEVKMALRDDGDLKALGIGV
- a CDS encoding origin recognition complex subunit 1 (At least one base has a quality score < 10) gives rise to the protein MSQDGFLAKYPQGKVPRNDPDFGKVFVCRRGCNTRTATYTDEFIWEEIYGGEHDLFALMDRVKSGTKVTRRRRKARSPSPSDDTYHPAQIPQTPTKTGRGSVAATPTSRRSQATPGSRVKRSASKRLEFTPLATRKLSPSQVGSSPFQIARSRLHVSSVPTSLPCREGEFSLVYSHLEAAISDGTGNCIYISGTPGTGKTATVREVVSRLEEAVGSDELDDFIFVEINGMKITDPHQSYTLLWEALKGERASPAQALDHLEREFSNPSPRRIPCVVLMDELDQLVTKNQAVMYNFFNWPTLRHSRLIVLAVANTMDLPERTLSNKISSRLGLTRITFPGYNHEQLMKIIQSRLEGVPGNIVDPDAIQFASRKVAAVSGDARRALDICRRAVELAEADAPSDPATPSKRDSQTQPKGSGRVTIATIKKAINEATTNPIQQHLRSLPLMSKLVMAALLLRIRRTGLAETTFGDTLDEIHRACLRAPAALPGVAAVLNNGLKGTQMGSQRPMTRPGHIHIAALELVAAGLINLEAQRAERSSKLRLSIADDEVKMALRDDGDLKALGIGV
- a CDS encoding origin recognition complex subunit 1 (At least one base has a quality score < 10) — protein: MAPINSEENTKRQLSKIPHDLSDDELADAEPSWQWIYNSTPTTERSDGTQSDRKRRKVTGDRIVGARIGQFECRIGDTVMLKADGSNEAWIALICEFVEDDGEGEKAANFMWFSSEKEIRSRDKKRSDYYPNELYISPSWDINPLASINGKAKIMSQDGFLAKYPQGKVPRNDPDFGKVFVCRRGCNTRTATYTDEFIWEEIYGGEHDLFALMDRVKSGTKVTRRRRKARSPSPSDDTYHPAQIPQTPTKTGRGSVAATPTSRRSQATPGSRVKRSASKRLEFTPLATRKLSPSQVGSSPFQIARSRLHVSSVPTSLPCREGEFSLVYSHLEAAISDGTGNCIYISGTPGTGKTATVREVVSRLEEAVGSDELDDFIFVEINGMKITDPHQSYTLLWEALKGERASPAQALDHLEREFSNPSPRRIPCVVLMDELDQLVTKNQAVMYNFFNWPTLRHSRLIVLAVANTMDLPERTLSNKISSRLGIISIRHVAVILTKSFRSNAYHVPWLQSRTTDEDHSVTIRRSPWEYRRS